One genomic window of Podarcis muralis chromosome 9, rPodMur119.hap1.1, whole genome shotgun sequence includes the following:
- the SOD3 gene encoding extracellular superoxide dismutase [Cu-Zn]: protein MFSLLFLATVVALCVTDAQPNEENALQDMQKKVNDLWLSLLYPQLYEDIVASNRTAYASCLVKPSPKVGADKPQVTGHVLFRQAYPNGKLEAIFNLDGFPAGANLSGRAIHIHQYGDLSDGCDSAGGHYNPFKENHPRHPGDFGNFYSKEGKIKKYKANLVATLFGPYSIIGRSVVIHEQEDDLGKGNNKASLENGNAGKRLACCVVGTGTKNLWERQFPEVKEKRKKMLTTKEASSSSHAVAAKP from the coding sequence ATGTTCTCGCTGCTGTTTCTCGCCACCGTCGTGGCCCTTTGTGTAACTGACGCCCAGCCGAATGAAGAAAACGCACTCCAAGACATGCAGAAGAAAGTCAACGACCTGTGGCTGAGTTTGCTCTATCCGCAGCTGTACGAAGATATCGTCGCCTCCAACCGGACTGCTTATGCCTCCTGCTTGGTGAAACCCAGCCCCAAAGTAGGTGCGGACAAGCCACAGGTGACAGGACACGTTCTGTTCAGGCAGGCCTACCCAAATGGGAAACTGGAAGCTATTTTCAACTTGGACGGCTTTCCGGCAGGCGCCAACTTATCCGGGAGAGCGATTCATATCCACCAATACGGAGACCTCAGCGACGGCTGCGACTCCGCAGGCGGACACTACAATCCCTTCAAGGAAAACCACCCTCGTCACCCTGGGGACTTTGGGAACTTCTACTCTAAGGAAGGCAAGATTAAAAAATATAAGGCTAATCTCGTGGCCACTCTGTTTGGCCCGTACAGCATCATAGGGAGATCGGTTGTGATCCACGAGCAGGAAGACGACCTGGGGAAAGGGAACAACAAGGCCAGTTTGGAGAACGGCAACGCGGGCAAGCGCCTGGCTTGCTGTGTCGTCGGAACGGGCACCAAAAACCTGTGGGAAAGGCAGTTCCCCGAGGttaaggagaagaggaagaaaatgctCACGACCAAAGAGGCAAGCAGCAGCTCGCATGCCGTTGCTGCTAAACCATAG